A single genomic interval of Patescibacteria group bacterium harbors:
- a CDS encoding winged helix-turn-helix transcriptional regulator, translated as MNYLILIIVAVAGIALGAYFTSRKSVGGLISEQAKRKAENKERILEFLHENGKVVNNDIEKLLGVSDATATRYLDELEKEQKIIQIGTTGHAVYYVLR; from the coding sequence ATGAACTACTTAATTTTAATCATTGTTGCTGTTGCCGGAATCGCTCTTGGAGCGTATTTTACTAGTCGCAAGAGTGTTGGAGGGTTGATTTCGGAACAAGCTAAGAGAAAGGCGGAAAATAAAGAGCGAATCTTGGAGTTTTTGCATGAGAATGGAAAAGTGGTAAACAATGATATTGAAAAATTGCTTGGCGTGTCGGATGCAACAGCAACAAGGTATTTGGATGAACTTGAGAAAGAACAAAAAATCATACAAATTGGCACAACAGGTCATGCTGTATATTATGTTTTAAGATAA